Proteins encoded together in one Quercus lobata isolate SW786 chromosome 3, ValleyOak3.0 Primary Assembly, whole genome shotgun sequence window:
- the LOC115979021 gene encoding transcription factor bHLH49: protein MDMVGDKDKFELENRNEEDPMNFAAPSPSPSVDWRFGGLVPTGNPMAVSKGSTSMVVESFGPTLWDQSQTANPQNLGGLFSDINNVQNSASTSDTLGIRKGTPAAVVSLPSIDNKTFDMGWNPTSSMLNLKGGGGIFLPGNGMLPQSLSQFPADSAFIERAARFSCFNVNGGNFSDMVNPLESMGGTNYFRGGGMMQEVFGGNGQSHSQKNEVMNVDEAFKDVSMSADEHEHEHGATGGGGSPLKNVRSHDEAKQGIGVGGSGPGNDSDEAEFSTAGGLDEPSVLEGTTGGERFAGGLESKKRKRSEQDTELDLAKVDPQQPGESAKDDTEIQQNGDQKLTSTTNKSSGKHGKQGSQASDPPKEEYIHVRARRGQATNSHSLAERVRREKISERMKFLQDLVPGCSKVTGKAVMLDEIINYVQSLQRQVEFLSMKLATVNPRLDFNVEGLLAKDILQSRVGPSTLGFSPDMPMAYPQLHSSQQGLIRAGLSGLGSSSDLHRRTMNSQLTPMMGGFKEPTRLPNVWEDELHNVVQMSYGTSATPNSQDVDGSLPPGHMKVEL, encoded by the exons ATGGATATGGTGGGTGACAAGGATAAATTTGAGCTAGAAAATAGGAATGAGGAGGATCCTATGAATTTTGCTGCACCTAGTCCTAGTCCTAGTGTTGACTGGCGATTTGGTGGTTTGGTTCCCACCGGAAATCCAATGGCAGTTAGCAAAGGATCCACTTCAATGGTGGTGGAGTCATTCGGGCCAACCCTTTGGGACCAAAGCCAAACCGCCAATCCACAAAACTTGGGGGGATTATTTTCTGACATTAATAATGTCCAGAACAGTGCAAGCACTTCAGACACATTAGGAATTAGAAAAGGTACTCCTGCAGCTGTGGTCTCTTTACCAAGTATTGATAATAAAACATTTGACATGGGTTGGAATCCAACAAGTTCAATGTTGAACTTGAAAGGAGGAGGGggaattttcttacctggaAATGGAATGCTCCCACAGAGCTTATCTCAGTTCCCAGCAGATTCTGCCTTCATTGAGCGAGCTGCTAGGTTTTCATGCTTCAATGTCAATGGTGGGAATTTTAGTGATATGGTTAACCCTTTGGAATCTATGGGGGGTACTAATTATTTTAGGGGTGGGGGAATGATGCAAGAGGTTTTTGGTGGCAATGGGCAGTCTCACTCTCAAAAGAATGAGGTGATGAATGTGGATGAGGCTTTCAAAGATGTGTCTATGTCTGCTGATGAGCATGAGCATGAGCATGGGGCTACTGGAGGTGGAGGGAGCCCCCTAAAGAATGTTAGATCTCATGATGAAGCTAAACAAGGCATTGGTGTCGGTGGGTCTGGACCTGGTAATGATTCTGATGAAGCTGAGTTTAGCACTGCAGGTGGTCTAGACGAGCCATCTGTGTTGGAAGGTACTACAGGTGGGGAACGTTTTGCTGGGGGACTTGaatcaaagaaaaggaaaaggagtgAGCAG GATACTGAATTGGATCTAGCCAAAGTAGATCCACAACAGCCTGGTGAATCTGCAAAGGATGACACTGAAATTCAACAGAACGGAGACCAAAAGCTAACTTCAACTACTAATAAGAGCTCTGGGAAACATGGTAAACAGGGTTCTCAAGCTTCAGATCCACCAAAAGAAGAATATATTCATGTCAGAGCTCGAAGGGGCCAGGCCACAAATAGCCATAGTCTTGCAGAAAGA GTAAGAAGAGAAAAGATCAGTGAAAGGATGAAGTTTCTTCAAGATCTTGTACCTGGTTGCAGCAAG GTCACTGGTAAAGCGGTGATGCTGGACGAAATCATTAATTATGTACAATCACTGCAACGACAGGTTGAG TTTTTGTCAATGAAACTTGCTACTGTGAATCCACGGCTAGATTTTAATGTCGAAGGACTCCTGGCAAAAGAT ATCCTTCAGTCACGAGTGGGTCCATCTACGTTGGGATTTTCACCAGATATGCCCATGGCTTATCCTCAGCTGCATTCCTCTCAACAAGGACTCATTCGAGCAGGTCTTTCTGGCCTGGGAAGTTCATCTGATTTGCATCGAAGAACCATGAATTCCCAGTTGACACCCATGATGGGAGGTTTCAAGGAACCTACACGG CTACCCAATGTCTGGGAGGATGAGCTCCACAATGTTGTCCAGATGAGCTATGGAACCAGTGCTACCCCCAATAGCCAAGATGTAGATG GGTCTCTGCCACCTGGCCATATGAAAGTTGAACTTTGA